TTATGGAAATTTATCAGAAACAATCTTTTCCTTTTCTCAGCCAATTGGCAATGCATCATTACGGCTCGATCCGCTTGCTGCCTTCTTTGCTCTAATCATTTCCGTAGGTTCCCTGCTTGCCTCAATTTATTCGTATGGATACATGAAGCATTATCAAAGTGGAAAATATTCTCTTTCATCGTTTTATTTTTTCTTTGGACTTTTAATTACTGCGATGCTATTGGTTGTAACAGTACAGAACTCAATAATGTTTTTGGTTGTCTGGGAATTGATGTCAATTTCATCTTTCTTTCTTGTAAGTTTTGAAAATGATAAAGAGGATGTTCGGAAAGCCGGTATTTATTATTTAATTGCTATGCAGATCGGAGCATCATTTTTAATTGCTGCTTTTGCTTGGATTGCGAGTCTAACCGGCAGTTTTGATTTTGCTTCCTTTACAAAAATTCTTGGTGGAAAAGACTGGATTTCAATACTTCTATTTATAATGTTCTTTATCGGCTTTGGAACAAAAGCTGGTTTTGTTCCTTTCCACACGTGGCTTCCAAGAGCACATCCTGCAGCACCAACTGGAGTTTCTGCAATAATGTCCGGTGTGATGATTAAAACCGGAATCTATGGTATTCTAAGAATTTTATTACTTGTAGGAGTTCCTGACTCCAGATTAGCTTTTGCTGTTTTGTTTCTTTCTATCATAACCGGAATTTTAGGTGTTATGAATGCCATTGCTCAACACGATCTAAAAAAATTGCTGGCGTATCATAGTATTGAAAACATTGGAATTATAGGAATGGGTATTGGCATTGGTATGGTTGGACTTGCATATAATCAACCTACCATCGCTTTTTTAGGATTTCTTGGCGGCATCTTACATGTTTTTAATCATTTCGTTTTTAAATCCTTGCTCTTTTATGGTGTAGGTGTAGTCTATTTAAAAGCCGGAACTCGAAATACCGAAAAACTTGGCGGTCTTATTAAATTTATTCCTATAACAGCTTCTC
The nucleotide sequence above comes from Ignavibacteriales bacterium. Encoded proteins:
- a CDS encoding proton-conducting transporter membrane subunit; the encoded protein is MNNFLIGTLLFFIAGIISIFVRDKIKGLVLVSFGIVAQFFILPEVFSALVYGNLSETIFSFSQPIGNASLRLDPLAAFFALIISVGSLLASIYSYGYMKHYQSGKYSLSSFYFFFGLLITAMLLVVTVQNSIMFLVVWELMSISSFFLVSFENDKEDVRKAGIYYLIAMQIGASFLIAAFAWIASLTGSFDFASFTKILGGKDWISILLFIMFFIGFGTKAGFVPFHTWLPRAHPAAPTGVSAIMSGVMIKTGIYGILRILLLVGVPDSRLAFAVLFLSIITGILGVMNAIAQHDLKKLLAYHSIENIGIIGMGIGIGMVGLAYNQPTIAFLGFLGGILHVFNHFVFKSLLFYGVGVVYLKAGTRNTEKLGGLIKFIPITASLFLLGSIAISGLPLFNGFISEFALYLGMAKGFSINNLALNIAVLIGMSGLALIGAMAVLCFTKVVGICFLGLPRKVYDERVSEKSFSFLMPMITLSLFILFIGLLPGFVLPTLYQVLKQFIPADFNLEFANIINIYNWLSQALFLLGGMILFFLLLRFLLLRKRQVTVFKTWDCGYQAESSRLQYTSSSFASPFLELIAEFVPRQIKVETQKNYFPAEAHLETTHHDFTEKSFIQPILKIIRQSLNSFAWIQSGQMQQYILYGLIFLILILIWIIGGM